One window from the genome of Bacteroidota bacterium encodes:
- a CDS encoding ATP-binding protein: protein MNNPEYILTLQAETDWLEAVINQVIRTYLVQEGHEMNWYDLPLPDLDDDESPYAQTVRKYQLDRFGRLALVLAMAPHFKPEVLDIFFGKNQLYDRGFTEFGGVLDKSHSGFVPTGQTLVFLIAGNTPEWRTHAMQLLNHSNELYQHAILQIPDHEANLTETSGILLLDRSWYHYFLTGRHVAPENSDSFPAQKITTRLNWDDVVLDPRTMEQVSEIQTWLEHGDTILNEWGLNRHLKPGYRSLFYGPPGTGKTLTASLLGKASGRDVFRIDLSMLVSKYIGETEKNLAKVFDIAAHKQWILFFDEADALFGKRTAANSSNDRFANQQTAYLLQRIEDFPGTIILATNLDSNMDEAFTRRFQSIIYFGMPDAEERLRLWKNAFSGHFRLDNEADLLPISEEFELAGGSIINVLRFCAITAAKSGNTTISRTQLIDGIRKEMNKSHKTLVSFP from the coding sequence ATGAATAATCCGGAGTACATACTCACCTTGCAAGCCGAAACAGACTGGCTGGAAGCTGTGATCAATCAGGTCATCCGAACCTATCTTGTGCAGGAAGGCCATGAGATGAACTGGTATGATTTACCCCTGCCTGATCTGGACGATGATGAATCGCCTTATGCGCAGACAGTGAGAAAGTATCAGCTCGACCGGTTTGGCAGGCTGGCACTTGTGCTGGCAATGGCTCCTCATTTTAAACCCGAAGTACTTGATATTTTCTTTGGGAAAAATCAGTTGTATGATCGCGGGTTTACGGAGTTCGGAGGTGTTCTCGATAAATCGCACAGCGGATTTGTCCCTACCGGGCAAACACTTGTTTTCCTCATTGCCGGCAATACACCTGAATGGAGAACCCATGCTATGCAACTGCTTAATCATTCGAACGAGTTGTATCAGCACGCTATTTTGCAAATACCCGATCACGAAGCAAATCTTACCGAAACTTCTGGCATTTTATTGCTTGATCGAAGTTGGTATCACTATTTTCTTACCGGCCGGCATGTTGCACCCGAGAACAGCGATTCTTTTCCCGCGCAGAAAATAACTACGCGTCTTAATTGGGATGATGTGGTACTCGATCCGCGAACGATGGAACAGGTTTCTGAAATACAAACCTGGCTTGAACACGGTGATACAATTCTGAACGAATGGGGATTAAACCGACATCTCAAACCCGGTTACCGTTCCTTGTTCTATGGGCCGCCGGGTACAGGGAAAACACTCACAGCGTCTCTGCTCGGTAAAGCTTCCGGACGCGATGTGTTTCGGATCGATTTGTCGATGCTGGTTTCAAAATACATTGGTGAAACCGAAAAAAACCTGGCTAAGGTTTTTGATATTGCAGCGCATAAACAGTGGATACTATTCTTCGATGAAGCTGATGCATTGTTCGGGAAAAGAACAGCAGCAAATTCTAGTAACGATCGTTTCGCGAATCAGCAAACAGCATACCTGCTGCAACGCATCGAAGATTTTCCGGGAACAATAATTCTCGCCACTAACCTCGACTCCAATATGGATGAGGCATTTACCCGAAGATTTCAGTCAATCATTTACTTCGGTATGCCCGATGCCGAAGAACGCCTCAGGCTCTGGAAAAATGCATTTTCAGGTCACTTCCGGCTTGATAACGAAGCCGACTTATTGCCAATTTCTGAAGAGTTTGAACTGGCCGGCGGATCAATCATTAATGTACTCCGTTTTTGTGCAATTACAGCTGCAAAATCAGGAAATACAACCATTTCACGCACTCAGCTGATTGACGGGATCAGAAAGGAAATGAATAAGAGTCACAAAACATTGGTAAGCTTTCCCTGA